In Candidatus Hydrogenedentota bacterium, the genomic stretch ACTCGGCCTCCGGACTGGATGGGGCGCTTTGGAATCCGAAATAGCGCGCTTCGTCGATGGACAGCGGCTTGACGAGATATTCTCGGAGATAGTGCTCGCAAGTCCCAGGATGATCCATCGGCAGCCCGCCCCACTCGTCAAGCTTCAATAGGCGCATGCGGGAGAATATCGTGGGATTGGCCTTCGCGGCCTCGCCCATGGCGCGATAGGCGCCCGCGGGGGAGGAACCCGTCGCCGCGCAGAAAAGCAGGTTGGGCTTCCGGTCGAGTTCGCCGAGAATCATGCTGCACGCGAGCTGGTTCACGTCTTGTTGTGTCGGGAGTACGTCAATCTGCAATGCGGGAATCCTCAATTTGTTTAGGGCGTATCGGGTTTCTTGGGGAGCGCGCGTGTCGCGCCCGTGGATATTCCGCCATCCACCAACAGCGTCTGACCCGTAATATAACCACTCGCTTCGGAAGCGAGGAAAACGACGGCTCCATCTAGATCCTGAGGCTGGCCGGGACGTTTCAGCGGGATGCGATCGCACAGGTAGGCGACCCACTCCTCATTCTCGTACATCACCGCATTCTGCGCGGTCTTGAACCAGCCCGGCGCGAGACAATTGACCGTAATCCCGTGGACGCCCCAGTCGTCGGCGAGGCTCATAGTGAGTTGTTTCGTCCCGCCTCTGCTTGCGCTGTAAGGGCCAAGCCCCGCGTAGCCGAAGACCGCCGTGACGGAGCCAATATTGATGATGCGACCATATTGGCGGGGAATCATGAAGCGGGCCACTGATTGCGAAACGAAAAACGTGCCCCTGAGGTTTGTGTCAAGCACAAGGTTCCAATCATCCCAGGTTATATCCAGCGCAGGCTTGCGCACGTTGCATCCGGCATTGTTAACCAGTATGTCAATCCGTCCGAAATGTTCGTTCGCCTTTGCCGTCATTGCCTCAATACTGGATTGGTCCATGACATCCAAGGCAAGTGGCAGCACGCGCCGTCCCATCGCTTCAATTTCGTTCTGAAACGGCATTAGAGTCTCAACAAGGCGGCTGGTTATGACGAGGTCCGCGCCTGCTCTCGCGAGTGCGCGCCCCATGTATTGGCCCAGCCCCCGGCTGGTTCCAGTGACGATGGCGACTTTGCCGGAGAGGTCAAACAAATTCACATTCATGGTGTTGAACTTTCGTCATCGGGCCTAAGGATGACTTTCATTAACGAAGGCTCCTTTGCATACAACCGGCTGAACCACTGCGCTCCTTCCGCAAGCGGCGCAACCGCACTGATCAACGGATCCACACGAATCGCGCCAGTTGCCAGCCAATCGAGTACTTGCGGGTACTCACCCGCGGAAGCACACGATCCCAGCAGCGAAATCTCGCGCGTGACCGTCGATTGAAGCGGGAGCGAGACTTCCGGCGAGGTGTTTCCAACGAGTACGGCCGTACCCCCCTTGCGCAACGACTCGATTGCGAGCCGCACGGTATCGTCTTTCCCCACCACTTCAAATGATACGTCCGCTCCGCTCCGTTGCGTCAACTCCAGTATCCGCTCGTGTGCGTTGCAGTCCGAGGTGCAGACGGTGTCCTTCGCTCCGAACGAACGCGCCATTTCGAGGCGTTGCCGGTCGATATCTGCCGCGATGATTCGGCACCCGGTGAGGGCGAGCACTTGGATGACCAGCAACCCAATCATGCCGGTCCCAACGACGAGGACCGTATCGCTGGGATGCACCGGGATTCGACCTGCGGCATGCGCCGCAACCGAAACGGCCTCGGCCATGGCCGCGTGTTCAAAGGAAAGCGTATCGGGAAGCCGATAGAGGATGCGAGACGGTACGACGACGAATCCGGCGAAGGCCCCATCTTGGCGGTAATCTTCGCAAGAGACGCCGAGAACGCGACGGTGGTTGCAGAGATTGACGCGATCCTGAATGCAGAACGCGCACGTTCCGCAAGAAATCGTGGAGTCGAATGTAACTCGATCGCCAATGCGCCACTCGCGCACATCCGAGCCCATCGCGGCAATGTCGCCCGCAGCCTCGTGCCCCATGATGATTGGAGGACGCCGTCGCCCTGTGCTTCCGTCCATGCCGTGAATGTCGCTGCCGCAGATACCGCAGGCCTTGACGGCAATCATCACCTCATCCGGGCCACACACCGGAAGTGGAACCTCGGTGTAATCGAAGCGCATGTAGTCTGAAAGGACGAGGGCCTTCATTGGGCTGCACCCCGTGTGGTCACCACTCCGTGGCCTGGACATCCAGAAAACGCTGCAGCACCGTCACCCATTGAGTGACCAATTCGGTGTTGCGTGGCGCTTGATCGGAAAGGCCTGCACTGGGAGTGTAGCGACTCAGGTTGTACAAGCGGGCGAATCCTTGGGGTCCGCTCGCATCTTTCTCAAAGGGCGTACGTCCCGTCTCCCACACAATACGCCACAGATCGTTGCGCGAGGTAATGGTCAGTGGATTACCTGTCACCGAGACGGGCTCTTCGGCGACTGCATCACCGAGCAGGTCCTTTGGCGCGACCGCGGAACCTAAGCTGGTGCTGCAACGTGCGGCCAGCGTGGGCGCTACGTCCTCGATGCTCACCAAGTTCCCTTCTTTGTTGGGCTCGATTCCTGGTCCGCGCACGAGAAGCGGCACGCGCAGCGAGGGTTCCGTCAGGCCCGAAGCCGAAGGAGTCGCGCCGCTGGCGAAATCTGTTCCGTAGGCGCCCGCAACGACAATAAAGGTGTTTGCTCCGCCCGCCGAGTGTTGGACACTCGAAAGGAACTGCGACAGAACATGGTCGAGATGAAACAACGCCGCCGCGTAGAGTTCGCGAGGCGGTTGTGAGGCGCTGTCCAGTCCATACTGAATTCGCGGCGTGAGATCGCGCAATTCAGTGAGCCGGACAAATGTAAAGGTTTGCAGGCTCTGGTTCGCTTTTATCCACTCCGAGGCGCGCTTCAAGGTCTGGCTCGAACCAAAGACCGGCGGCTCTGCCTGCGTTTCCTCATTGCCTGCACTCACGGTTGCGGGTGCGGCAATGACCGACGATTCCGATTGGGACGTGTCTTCGAAGTGTGCAGACGAATCGACAAGGTCGAACCCGCGCGCAAACGATCGCTCAAACGTTAAATCGTCGAAACGGTCGCCTTCCGAGAAGGCAGCGGTCGCATAGCCGGCTTCGCGCAGGACCTCTGGGATGGCCCGAAGCGAGCGAGGCGTCGGCCCTAACCGGGTTCCCAGGTAACCGTGGCGCAACGGACCCACGCCCGTAAGCAGAGACATGGAAGCTGCGGCCGATTCGGGCGCCGTGGTATAGGCCTGAAGAAAGGAAAGCGACCCGTTGGCAAACACCGCCAAATTCGGTGTATAGGCCTTGGTTGTCCCCAGACCGGTGAAATGATATGCGCCCAATCCGTCGACAACGACCACAACGACACTGGGCGTGGTTTGAGCCGATAGAGCAGCGCACAGCATGGGACCCGAAAGCAGCACCTTCCGATCGGAGCGCAACGCAGGGCGCAGTTTGGTGAGCGCTCGCCACTTCGGCGGTTTTTCAACGCCCCACATCACCGTGCAAGCAGTAGCATCGTCGGGAACGGACTCTGCCGGTAGGTGTAAGTCCAGCCACTGCGATGAACCCAGCTCAATCCACGTGTCGTAGGTCTTCCCGCTTTCGCTCTCGAAATCGATGGTCACGTGAATACGCCCCACGCGGTTCTCTTGGGGCGCGTCCGGAAGATTGGCCCACCGCATCGCAAGCACGGAATTGGCTCCAGGACTCAGCGGGACAGTCAGATCGCAACTCTCCGGCAAAGCACGCGCCATCGCGGTCGCACCGTCGATTCGATACGGCTTGGCTTCTTCCACCACCGTGTTCTGTGCACGTTCCACGCGCTTTATCCACGAAGAGGAACACAGGTAGCCGGTCAGAATGGTCGCGCAGGTGGCGACTGCCCAGAATACGACGGTAATGCGTTTACCTGGAATACTTCGCAGAAACGAGAACAACGTGATGACTTTGAATAGCGAGTGGATTGCCGCAAATGTCCCAAGGAATATGAGCGGTTCGACTTCTTTCAAAATTGGGTGGGGCCAGTTGATTTGGATGCCCATGAGATAGGGCAGCAGAAACACGCAGCACGCGTGCGAGATGCTTTCGCCGAGTAGCGGCATGTTGGTCTTTGGCGGCCAAAGCAGCCGCAAGAACGTGACATAGGCCAACTGCGTGGAGGCGTAGGCGCACGCAACACCCACCGTCAACAGGGTCCCGCCAGAAAAGCCGGTTATAAATCCTTGCTCGGCGACGACATGGCGCACATATACGCCGGTCATGCCGGAGGATACGAAGAGGGTTAATAGGTAGATTGCCAGCACGTCGACTTCCGCTTTGAACCACGCCCTGTGACTATCTCATCCAGTCGGCATGAAGGTAGCACGCCGCGAGACACGTTACAACCAAAGACTTGGGTGAGAGCAACGCAGGGTGCGAAGTCCGGGCATTTGTGGATTTGTTCGCCCTTCGATCCTTTGCTATCATCTTCACATGCTGTAGGAAGCGTTGAACACACCCGCCGCCGGCCCAGGCTGGCCGCGTTTTCCAACCTCATCCGTGGAGTGCGCCCATACGTGATTAACCAAATCCTGAAAGCCCTGTTCGGTACCAGTAAAGAACGCCAGGTGAAGGCGCTTGAGCCTCTGCTCCAGGCCGTGCGCAGCCAGGAGACCGCCTGCGTGCAAATGACCAACGACCAGCTTCGGAGTCAGACTGGCCGCTTTAAGGAAAAGCTCTCGCAAGGAGCCTCCTTGGACGACCTGCTTCCCGAGGCATTCGCCGCGTGTTGCGAAGCCGCGAAGCGCGTTACGGGCATGCGGCCATTCGACGTGCAGATTATCGGCGGCATTGCCCTGCACAAGGGACAGATCGCGGAAATGGTCACCGGCGAAGGCAAAACGCTAGTGGCGACCTTGCCCGTGTACCTGAATGCCCTCACGGGGCTAGGCGTCCATATCGTAACGGTCAACGATTACTTGGCGCGCCGTGACCGTGAATGGATGGGGCCGATTTGCGAGTTCATGGGGCTGACCGTGGGTCTCATCCAGCACGACATGGACAACGCGGAACGCCAGGTTGGCTATCGCGCCGACGCGACCTATGGCACCAACAACGAGTTCGGTTTCGATTACTTGCGCGACAATATGGCCCGCAAGCCCGAGCATCGGGTGCAGCGTGCGCTGAACTACGCCATCATCGACGAAATCGACTCGATCCTTATCGACGAAGCGCGCACGCCGCTGATCATTTCCGGCCGGCCCGAAAAGAGCACCGATCTCTATTACAAAGTCGATGCGGCCGTGCGTCAGATGCGAAAGGACAAGCATTACGAAGTCGACGAGAAGCACCGCCATGTTCTGTTGTCGGAAGAGGGGATGACAACCGCAGAGCGGCTGCTGGGCGTCGAGGATATGTACGCGGAAGACTCGCTCGGCACCGTCCACATGATTGAGCAGGCTATCCGCGCCCACAACTTCTACAAGCGCGATGACGAATACGTGGTGCGCAACGGCGAGGTGCTGATTGTCGACGAGTTCACGGGCCGCATGATGGAAGGGCGGCGATTCTCGGACGGATTGCACCAGGCGCTGGAAGCGAAGGAAGGCGTGTCGGTTCAGTTCGAGACGCAGACCATTGCGAGCATCACGTATCAGAACCTGTTCAAGCTGTACAAGAAGATCGCGGGCATGACGGGTACTGCCGTCACGGAAGCGATGGAATTCGCCCAGATCTATGACCTTGACGTGTTGCAGGTGCCCACGAACCTGCCCTTGATTCGTGACGATATGACCGACCTCGTGTTTGCTACGGAGAAGGGTAAGTTCAAGCACGTGGTCGATGAGATATGCCACTTGCGCGAAACGGGCAGGCCGATTCTTGTGGGCACGGTGTCGATCGAGAAATCCGAGGTCGTGGCAGGACTGCTCAAAGAGCGCGGAGTCCACGATTTTCAGGTTTTGAACGCCAAACACCACGAGCGCGAAGCGTCCATTATCGGTAATGCGGGCAAGTACGGCGCAATTACGATCGCCACCAACATGGCGGGTCGCGGTACCGATATTAAGCTTGGTGAAGGTGTGCGCGAAGTCGGTGGCTTGGCGGTTGTCGGTACCGAACGCCATGAGTCCCGGCGTATTGATAATCAGTTGCGCGGACGCTGCGGCCGTCAGGGCGATCCGGGCACGACCCGTTTCTTCCTCAGCCTTGAGGACGAAGTTGCGCGTTTGTTCGGCGGCGATAAGGTCAAGCGGATGCTGGAATGGACCGGCAGCAAGGAGGACATGGACTCCGAACCGCTGGGCCAACGCATGGTGTCGCGCGCAATCGAGCGCGCGCAGCGGCAGGTCGAAGAATTCAACTTCGAAGCGCGCAAGCACCTGAAGGAATACGACGACGTCATGAACAAGCAGCGGCAGATCATCTATGGAATGCGCCGCGAAGTGCTTGAGGATAGCGATGTCTCCGAGCGTATCCAGGGTATGTTCGAGAATCTTGTGTTGGAGATGGTCGATCAGTATGCGCCAGAGAATGAACTGCCCGAGAATTGGGACATGGAAGGGCTTGAAGCGCGCTTCAAGCATATCTTTGGATTTGTGCCCAACCTGGAAGGAACGGGCGATGCGCAGGAGCCCAAACCGCTCCCCGAAGACTTGCTTGATCAAGTGAAGGAAACGTACGCGCAGCGGCAAGTGAGCATCGAGAATGATTACCGCAACAGTTTCCGCGAGCAGATCGGCGGTGATGAATCGGCGGTGCCCTTCGCCAAGCTGGCGCGGCAGTATGTGCACAATCTCGAGAAGATGGCTCTCTTAAGCGCAGTTGACGATAAGTGGATCGATCACCTGTATTCCATGGACTATTTACGGGAGGCGGTCCGCCTGCGCGCATATGGGCAGAAAGATCCGCTGGTCGAGTACAAATCCGAAAGTTTCGACATGTTCGACACGATGATGCGCTCCATCGAGGAGACCGTCGTGACGCGCATGTTCATCATGACCGATCCCGAGGTTCTTAGCCGCCGCCGCGCGGATGCGCGCCGCGGTACCCTTACCGCG encodes the following:
- a CDS encoding glucose 1-dehydrogenase; amino-acid sequence: MNVNLFDLSGKVAIVTGTSRGLGQYMGRALARAGADLVITSRLVETLMPFQNEIEAMGRRVLPLALDVMDQSSIEAMTAKANEHFGRIDILVNNAGCNVRKPALDITWDDWNLVLDTNLRGTFFVSQSVARFMIPRQYGRIINIGSVTAVFGYAGLGPYSASRGGTKQLTMSLADDWGVHGITVNCLAPGWFKTAQNAVMYENEEWVAYLCDRIPLKRPGQPQDLDGAVVFLASEASGYITGQTLLVDGGISTGATRALPKKPDTP
- a CDS encoding galactitol-1-phosphate 5-dehydrogenase; this translates as MKALVLSDYMRFDYTEVPLPVCGPDEVMIAVKACGICGSDIHGMDGSTGRRRPPIIMGHEAAGDIAAMGSDVREWRIGDRVTFDSTISCGTCAFCIQDRVNLCNHRRVLGVSCEDYRQDGAFAGFVVVPSRILYRLPDTLSFEHAAMAEAVSVAAHAAGRIPVHPSDTVLVVGTGMIGLLVIQVLALTGCRIIAADIDRQRLEMARSFGAKDTVCTSDCNAHERILELTQRSGADVSFEVVGKDDTVRLAIESLRKGGTAVLVGNTSPEVSLPLQSTVTREISLLGSCASAGEYPQVLDWLATGAIRVDPLISAVAPLAEGAQWFSRLYAKEPSLMKVILRPDDESSTP
- a CDS encoding sulfatase-like hydrolase/transferase, which encodes MLAIYLLTLFVSSGMTGVYVRHVVAEQGFITGFSGGTLLTVGVACAYASTQLAYVTFLRLLWPPKTNMPLLGESISHACCVFLLPYLMGIQINWPHPILKEVEPLIFLGTFAAIHSLFKVITLFSFLRSIPGKRITVVFWAVATCATILTGYLCSSSWIKRVERAQNTVVEEAKPYRIDGATAMARALPESCDLTVPLSPGANSVLAMRWANLPDAPQENRVGRIHVTIDFESESGKTYDTWIELGSSQWLDLHLPAESVPDDATACTVMWGVEKPPKWRALTKLRPALRSDRKVLLSGPMLCAALSAQTTPSVVVVVVDGLGAYHFTGLGTTKAYTPNLAVFANGSLSFLQAYTTAPESAAASMSLLTGVGPLRHGYLGTRLGPTPRSLRAIPEVLREAGYATAAFSEGDRFDDLTFERSFARGFDLVDSSAHFEDTSQSESSVIAAPATVSAGNEETQAEPPVFGSSQTLKRASEWIKANQSLQTFTFVRLTELRDLTPRIQYGLDSASQPPRELYAAALFHLDHVLSQFLSSVQHSAGGANTFIVVAGAYGTDFASGATPSASGLTEPSLRVPLLVRGPGIEPNKEGNLVSIEDVAPTLAARCSTSLGSAVAPKDLLGDAVAEEPVSVTGNPLTITSRNDLWRIVWETGRTPFEKDASGPQGFARLYNLSRYTPSAGLSDQAPRNTELVTQWVTVLQRFLDVQATEW